One Nerophis ophidion isolate RoL-2023_Sa linkage group LG06, RoL_Noph_v1.0, whole genome shotgun sequence genomic region harbors:
- the ift122 gene encoding intraflagellar transport protein 122 homolog, with protein sequence MRAVLVWKETTRQHCVYDLAFKPDGSQLIVAAGLHVLVYDTSDGTIIQPLKGHKDVVYCVAYAKDGKRFASGSADKSIIIWTSKLEGILKYTHYDSIQCVAYNPVTHQLASCSSGDFGLWSPEQKSVNKHKVSSKITCCGWTNDGQYLALGMMNGVVSIRNKNGEEKVKIDRSGNSSSPIWSIAWNPSKDEQHDILAVADWGQKLSFYQLSGKQIGKDRTLSYDPCCVSYFSKGEYIVMGGADKQASLYTKDGVRLGVIGEQSSRVCTCRVKPDSNFVVMGCQDGTIACYQLNFSTVHGLYKDRYAYRDNMTDVIVQHLITEAKVRIKCGELVKKIAIYKNRLAIQLPEKITIYELVSEDSSDMRYRIKEKICKKFECNLLVVCSNHIVLCQEKRLQCLSFSSVKEKEWVMESLIRYIKVIGGPPGREGLLVGLKNGAILKIFVDNPFPITLLKLSTSVRCLDMSASRKKLAVVDEHNTLLVYDINSKELLFQEPNANSVAWNTQCEVMLCFSGNGYLNIKASNFPVHQQKMQGFMVGFNGSKIFCLHVYSMSAVEVPQSAPMYQYLERKMFKEAHQIACLGVTDSDWRNLATEALEGLDFDIAKKAFIRIQDLRYLELINSIEARKKRGENDNDLFLADIYAYQGKFHEAAKLYKRTGQEPKALSMYTDLRMFEYAKDYIGATDPRTSRILMAKQADWAKCSKEPQAAAEMYISAGENLKAIDVLGEHGWADMLIDLTRKLDKAEREPLAKCAFYFKKLKHHGYASETYSKMGDLQALVQLHVETQHWDEAFTLADKHPQFKNDVFVPYAQWLAENDRFEEAQKAFHKAGRQNEAVKVLEQLTQNAVVERRFDDAGYYYWMLSMQCLDIARDNEDQQDEMLKKFEHFQNLAELYHVYHPIQRYTDEPFSSLMPETLFNICRFLLSNLPKDNPPPGIFKVNTLYALAKQSRKLGAYKLARLCYEKLQKLYIPSRFQESVELDSLTIRAKPFHDSEELTEALMCYRCSNKPLLNNQGTACLNCNQPFIFSASSYEVLPLVQFYLEEGISDEEAVSLIDLEVPHTERTDDRWQNIDNDMQVLKMDDSWEDPEEDPFTPKMIFEQGGSHFVPVKVNRSLLRSMSRRDVLIKRWPAPLKWEYFRSLLPDVSITMCPTCFKMFHSEDYELLVLQHNCCPFCRRPIDEPN encoded by the exons ACACTATGACTCTATCCAGTGTGTTGCCTACAACCCAGTCACTCACCAACTTGCATCTTGTTCATCTGGTGACTTTG GTTTGTGGTCGCCAGAGCAAAAGTCTGTAAACAAACACAAAGTGAGCAGCAAAATAACATGTTGCGG gtgGACAAACGATGGGCAGTACCTTGCTCTTGGTATGATGAATGGAGTGGTGAGCATTCGGAACAAGAACGGCGAGGAGAAAGTCAAGATAGATCGTTCAGGAAATTCCTCCAGCCCAATCTGGTCCATCGCTTGGAACCCCTCCAA GGATGAGCAACATGACATTTTGGCAGTGGCAGACTGGGGTCAGAAGCTTTCCTTCTATCAACTCAGTGGAAAGCAG ATTGGAAAGGACAGGACTCTCAGTTATGATCCATGTTGCGTTAGTTACTTCTCAAAAGGCGAGTACATTGTCATGGGCGGCGCTGACAAACAGGCTTCTCTCTACACAAAAGATGGTGTGCGACTGGGCGTCATTGGAGAGCAGAGTTCCAGGGTGTGCACGTGCCGGGTCAAGCCTGACTCCAACTTTGTG GTGATGGGCTGCCAAGATGGGACAATCGCCTGCTACCAACTTAACTTCAGTACAGTTCACGGCCTCTACAAGGACCGCTATGCCTACCGAGACAACATGACTGATGTCATTGTCCAGCACCTCATCACTGAAGCAAAAG TGAGGATTAAGTGTGGTGAGCTTGTAAAGAAAATTGCCATCTACAAAAACCGTCTTGCCATCCAGTTGCCCGAGAAGATAACAATCTACGAGCTTGTCTCGGAAGACTCCTCAGACATGCGCTACCGCATCAAAGAGAAGATCTGCAAGAAGTTTGAGTGCAACTTGCTAGTGGTTTGCTCCAATCACATTGTCCTGTGTCAG GAGAAGAGACTTCAATGTCTGTCCTTCTCCAGTGTAAAAGAAAAAGAATGGGTGATGGAGTCTCTAATTCGCTACATCAAAGTGATCGGTGGTCCACCAGGCAGAGAGGGCCTCCTGGTGGGATTAAAAAATGGAGCT ATCTTAAAGATTTTTGTAGACAACCCATTCCCTATTACCCTGCTGAAGTTGTCAACATCTGTGCGATGTCTGGATATGAGTGCCTCGCGAAAAAAACTGGCAGTGGTGGACGAGCACAATACCCTCCTGGTCTATGACATTAACAGCAAAGAACTGCTTTTTCAG GAACCTAACGCTAACAGTGTCGCCTGGAATACTCAGTGTGAGGTCATGCTGTGTTTCTCTGGTAATGGCTACCTTAACATCAAGGCTAGTAACTTCCCTGTACACCAGCAAAAGATGCAGGGGTTCATGGTGGGCTTCAACGGCTCCAAAATCTTCTGTCTCCATGTCTATTCCATGTCTGCTGTGGAAGTACCTCAG TCAGCACCCATGTACCAGTATCTAGAAAGAAAGATGTTTAAAGAGGCCCACCAGATAGCCTGTTTAGGTGTGACAGACAGCGATTGGAGGAATTTGGCTACAGAAGCTCTAGAGGGCCTTGATTTTGACATTGCCAAAAAG GCTTTTATTAGAATACAAGACTTACGCTACCTGGAGCTCATTAATAGTATTGAG GCCAGGAAGAAGCGAGGAGAAAACGACAATGACTTGTTTTTGGCAGACATCTACGCCTACCAGGGGAAATTCCACGAGGCAGCCAAGCTCTACAAGCGTACCGGCCAGGAACCCAAGGCTTTGAGCATGTACACTGACCTGCGCATGTTCGAGTATGCAAAG GACTATATTGGGGCAACAGATCCCAGGACCTCTCGGATCCTGATGGCCAAGCAGGCTGACTGGGCCAAGTGCAGCAAGGAGCCCCAGGCGGCAGCAGAGATGTATATCTCAGCCGGGGAGAATCTCAAAGCCATCGACGTTTTAGGGGAGCATGGCTGGGCAGACAT GCTGATAGACTTGACTCGTAAGCTGGACAAAGCTGAAAGAGAACCACTGGCGAAATGCGCTTTCTATTTTAAGAAGCTGAAGCACCACGGTTATGCCTCTGAGACTTATTCCAAGATGGGGGACTTACAGGCGCTGGTGCAGCTGCATGTGGAAACCCAGCATTGGGACGAG GCCTTTACACTGGCAGACAAGCACCCCCAGTTTAAAAATGATGTCTTTGTGCCTTATGCTCAGTGGTTGGCTGAGAATGACCGTTTTGAGGAGGCGCAAAAAG CATTTCACAAGGCCGGGCGACAGAATGAAGCTGTCAAAGTCTTGGAGCAGCTTACCCAGAACGCAGTGGTGGAGAGGCGGTTCGATGACGCAGGATATTATTACTGGATGCTCTCAATGCAGTGTCTTGACATTGCCAGAG ACAATGAAGATCAGCAAGACGAAATGCTaaaaaagtttgaacattttcaaaatcTTGCCGAACTCTACCACGTCTATCACCCTATTCAGCGCTACACG GATGAGCCCTTCAGTTCCCTCATGCCAGAGACGCTGTTCAACATCTGTAGGTTTCTCCTGAGCAATCTCCCCAAGGACAACCCACCACCAGGAATCTTTAAAGT TAATACCTTGTACGCCCTGGCCAAGCAAAGCAGAAAACTTGGTGCATATAAACTGGCTAGGCTTTGCTACGAGAAGCTCCAGAAGTTGTACATTCCCTCTCGCTTTCAGGAGTCCGTAGAACTGGACAGCCTCACAATCCGGGCCAAACCATTCCATGACAGTGAG GAACTGACTGAAGCCTTAATGTGTTACCGCTGTTCCAACAAGCCCCTGCTGAACAACCAAGGGACAGCGTGCCTCAACTGCAACCAGCCTTTCATTTTTTCAGCCTCATCATACG AAGTGTTGCCCCTCGTGCAATTCTACTTGGAGGAGGGCATCAGTGATGAAGAGGCTGTCTCTCTTATTGACCTAGAAGTTCCTCACACAGAGAGAACGGATGACCGCTGGCAGAATATTGACAACG ATATGCAGGTTTTAAAGATGGATGACAGTTGGGAGGATCCAGAGGAAGACCCTTTCACACCGAAAATGATCTTTGAG CAGGGCGGCTCGCACTTTGTCCCTGTCAAGGTGAATCGCTCGTTGCTGCGCTCCATGAGTAGGAGGGACGTCCTGATCAAGCGTTGGCCTGCGCCACTCAAGTGGGAATACTTCCGCTCCCTGCTTCCTGACGTGAGCATCACCATGTGTCCCACCTGCTTCAAG atgtTCCACAGTGAAGACTATGAACTTCTTGTGCTTCAGCACAACTGCTGTCCCTTCTGTCGGAGACCCATAGACGAACCAAACTGA